The Gemmatimonadota bacterium nucleotide sequence CGTACCTTGTCCACGATGCCGTCGAACTTCGCGTGCGCGCATCCCAGGTCCCGGAAGGTCAGGCCGATGAAATCGATGAGCCGCTTCACGTCCTCGTCGAAGACGGCGATGTTGCCGCTGGTCATGTAGGCGATGGTGATGTCGTTCCCGGCGCCGGACAAGCGGTACAGCGTGCCGCCCATGGAAATGACGTCGTCGTCGGGGTGGGGCGAGAAGCAGATGCATCGCTTGTTGGAGAAGAAGTCCTCGCGGCCGTAGATCTTGGCGCGGACCGCGTCGAAGGTCTTCCGGTTGAGCTCGTCGACCGAAGGGACGGTATCGACCAGGGAGTAGAGGTCGCAGGCGTTGTAGTCCCTTCGCTGCAGGTGCAATACCGGCTTTTCCACCTGCTCGCACAGCCAGAGCACGGCCCGTTGCGAGAGCTGGTCGGTCCAATCCACCGCGTGGTTGTTCAGCCAGGGACGCTTTACCCGGGTCAGCTCGCTGGACGCGGGCGGATCGATGAAGACCGTCGCGTTCGGGTGGTTCTGGAGGTAGCTGGCCGCCACCAGGGGGCTGACTTCGCCCTCCACCGCCTGGCGGATGATGGGCGCCTTGTGTTCGCCCGTGGCCATGAGGATGATGCGTTCGGCGTCGAGTATGGTACCCACACCCATGGTCACCGCCTCGATGGGCACGTTATCCTCGCCGAAGAAATCGGAGGCGGCGTCCTTGCGCGTGCTCTCGTCCAGCCGGATCAGCCGGGTGCGGGTGTTCGGCAGGGAGCCCGGCTCGTTGAATCCGATGTGGCCGGTGCGCCCGATGCCCAGGAGCTGGATGCCGATGCCGCCCACGGACCGGATCCGTTCCTCGTACCAGGCGCAGTGATCCTCGATCTCCTCCGGGGCCAGGTCGCCCAGGGGGATGTGGACCTGGTCCGTGGGTATGTCGACGTGGTCGAAGAGATACTCGTGCATGTAGCGGTGATAGCTCTGGGTCGACCGCCGCGACATGGGGTAGTACTCGTCGAGGTTGAAGGTGACGATGTTCTCGAAACTGACGCCGCCGCGGTGAAGCGCGATCAGCTCCCCGTACACGTCGATGGGCGTGGAACCCGTGCAGAGGCCCAGCACGGCCATCTTGCCCGCCTGTGCGCGCGCCTGCGCGTACGATACGATCTCCGCGGCGACGGTCCGCGAAAGCGCCTTGTGGTCGGGACAGAGGGCGACGGGAATGTGTTCGGTGGCGGGATGCATAAATAACGTTCCGGTCAAACGTGTGACGATGTGTGGCGACGGTTACGCCGGGTGACGACAATTACGCCGTGCGGCGACGGCTACGCCGTGGGTTTCTGTCCCGAGGCCACGAAGATCCCGATGCGGGCGAAATCGTCGCAGCAGGTCGACTGTACTTCGCAGCATGTACCGGCGTCGTCCACGCGGACGTCCCGCAGCCCCGCCGCCTCGAACCAGGTCCTGATATCGGTTCGCTTGAACCCCAGCCACCGGTCGTGGTGCTCTTCGCGCAGAAACTCGAACTCGTGCTCGTCCGCGTCCGTGATCACCAGTTTCCCTCCCGGTTTCAGGATTCTCGCCATCTCCCGGATGGCGTCCGGCGGGGATTCAACGTGATGGAGACACATGTTGGCGAAGGCGTAGTCGACCGCTTCACCGGGAATGGGCAGGTCCTCCGCGTTTCCGACGCGATAGTCGATCGCCGGGTACCCGGCAAATTTCGTCTTCATTTCGTCCAGGATGACTTCGGACTGGTCGACGGCGATCACCCGCAGTCCTTCCACGATCAGGCCCTGCGAGATAAACCCCGTGCCCGCGCCGATGTCGGCGGCGACTCTGCCCGGTTCGACCGAGGCGGCCGCAAGAGCGCTTACACGGACATCGTCGGAATAATACCCTTCGCGCATTTCGTCCCAGTCCGGGGCGACGCGATCGAAGAAGTCCTTGCTGCTCAATGGCAAGCCTTTCCCTGGGTGTGCCTTCCTGCGGAATCGCAACCGGCACCTTGATATAATTGCCTACGTTCAATATACATATATTATCAAATTACACGCGAAAGTGTCAATTCCTTCGCGAACCCGTGACCGGTCGTTCACGTAACTGATTTAAACAACAAGAGTTAATTCATCATTTCCCATCCCTCATGAGACTTTGCCTGGATAGTTTCGTCCCGCCTCTCGACCGGATCACGAAGGGAACCGCAAGCTGGGTCAGGGAGCTGGGTTTCTCCGTCGT carries:
- the nagB gene encoding glucosamine-6-phosphate deaminase; amino-acid sequence: MHPATEHIPVALCPDHKALSRTVAAEIVSYAQARAQAGKMAVLGLCTGSTPIDVYGELIALHRGGVSFENIVTFNLDEYYPMSRRSTQSYHRYMHEYLFDHVDIPTDQVHIPLGDLAPEEIEDHCAWYEERIRSVGGIGIQLLGIGRTGHIGFNEPGSLPNTRTRLIRLDESTRKDAASDFFGEDNVPIEAVTMGVGTILDAERIILMATGEHKAPIIRQAVEGEVSPLVAASYLQNHPNATVFIDPPASSELTRVKRPWLNNHAVDWTDQLSQRAVLWLCEQVEKPVLHLQRRDYNACDLYSLVDTVPSVDELNRKTFDAVRAKIYGREDFFSNKRCICFSPHPDDDVISMGGTLYRLSGAGNDITIAYMTSGNIAVFDEDVKRLIDFIGLTFRDLGCAHAKFDGIVDKVRSFIETKQAGQVDIPEVQVIKTNIRRSEAIAAASTLDIPPEKTRFLDLPFYKTGQVKKLPIGEEDVGIVLDLLNDIRPEVVFVAGDLSDPHGTHRMCKEVIDQALAVYDRTDPDVWLYRGAWQEWEVDEADVFIPLSYEDLQRKIQAIFRHESQKDTAMFPGAYDDREFWERVQDRNTHTARRLDKLGFPQYYAMEAFVLERGGG
- a CDS encoding class I SAM-dependent methyltransferase yields the protein MSSKDFFDRVAPDWDEMREGYYSDDVRVSALAAASVEPGRVAADIGAGTGFISQGLIVEGLRVIAVDQSEVILDEMKTKFAGYPAIDYRVGNAEDLPIPGEAVDYAFANMCLHHVESPPDAIREMARILKPGGKLVITDADEHEFEFLREEHHDRWLGFKRTDIRTWFEAAGLRDVRVDDAGTCCEVQSTCCDDFARIGIFVASGQKPTA